A genomic window from Halorubrum trapanicum includes:
- the rad50 gene encoding DNA double-strand break repair ATPase Rad50: protein MKFDRVRLANFKPYGDADLRLTEGVTVIHGLNGSGKSSLLEACFFALYGSKALDGTLEDVITNGEEETEVELWFTHDGVSYRIERRLRAYDDRIDHQCTLESTDGSDVTRDGARAVREFVTELLRMDAEAFVNCAYVRQGEVNKLINATPRERQDTIDDLLQLGKLEEYRERAGDARLGVEDVLENRRGRLDQLDEQIAAKEDRDLHGRLNELESELAEVDEEIDRYESQREQAKETRDAAAETLETHAEKREKLESVEDEIDEIEAAIREAERERDDHRDAIREARERIDEIEAAIDDRLDDAGLDAASEAAIDDRREELDDREAEIRDELDDERVTAEGLRNQATNLAGKADDRAERADEVEAEADDLADEAEAAAEEADEREASIEELREEADGYRERFAAADADVDRDGVDDELERLRERRGELRERIAELSAELKNARERVEEAEELLAAGKCPECGQPVEDSPHASGIEADRERVEELEAELEDAREREDDLDERIAELDELASAADRLDEIDERVETLEARVEEKRDEAERKREAAEAKRERAAELREEVEETREVAEQKRDEAESAAERVEELEASLSAIDDAREAVTAVEERLSAVADAEDEIERRREKRENLEEVNDERRDRLADKRERRDELAAAVDEAAVENAKERKADAERYLEQVAEELDRLGERREELQNAIGGVKGELSELEALREEREALGERVEALETLHEETSELESMYGDLRAELRQRNVAELERTLNETFELVYGNDAYSHIELDGEYVLTVYQKDGEPLDPEQLSGGERALFNLSLRCAIYRLLSEGIEGAAPTPPLILDEPTVFLDSGHVSRLVRLVEEMRGFGVRQIVIVSHDDELVGAADELVTVEKDPRSNRSTVRREDAADLDVASLADD, encoded by the coding sequence GTGAAGTTCGACCGCGTCCGCCTCGCGAACTTCAAGCCGTACGGCGACGCCGACCTCCGGCTCACGGAGGGGGTCACGGTGATCCACGGGCTCAACGGCAGCGGGAAGTCGTCGCTCTTAGAAGCGTGCTTCTTCGCGCTGTACGGGTCGAAGGCCCTCGACGGGACCCTCGAAGACGTCATCACCAACGGCGAGGAGGAGACGGAGGTCGAGCTGTGGTTCACCCACGACGGCGTCTCCTACCGGATCGAGCGGCGACTCAGGGCCTACGACGACCGGATCGACCACCAGTGTACGCTCGAGTCGACCGACGGGAGCGACGTGACCCGCGACGGCGCGCGGGCGGTCCGCGAGTTCGTCACCGAACTGCTGCGGATGGACGCCGAGGCGTTCGTCAACTGCGCGTACGTCCGGCAGGGGGAGGTGAACAAGCTGATCAACGCCACCCCGCGGGAGCGGCAGGACACGATCGACGACCTGCTCCAGCTCGGGAAGTTAGAGGAGTACCGCGAGCGCGCCGGCGACGCCCGGCTCGGCGTCGAGGACGTGCTGGAGAACCGGCGCGGCCGGCTCGACCAGCTCGACGAGCAGATCGCGGCGAAGGAAGACCGGGACCTCCACGGGCGGCTCAACGAACTGGAGAGCGAGCTCGCCGAGGTCGACGAGGAGATCGACCGGTACGAGAGCCAGCGCGAGCAGGCGAAGGAGACGCGCGACGCGGCCGCGGAGACGCTCGAAACCCACGCCGAGAAACGCGAGAAGCTGGAGTCGGTCGAGGACGAGATCGACGAGATCGAAGCGGCGATCCGCGAGGCCGAGCGCGAGCGCGACGACCACCGCGACGCGATCCGCGAGGCCCGCGAGCGGATCGACGAGATCGAGGCGGCGATCGACGACCGGCTCGACGACGCCGGGCTCGACGCGGCGAGCGAGGCGGCGATCGACGACCGCCGCGAGGAGCTCGACGACCGGGAGGCGGAGATTCGGGACGAGCTCGACGACGAGCGGGTGACGGCCGAGGGGCTCCGTAACCAGGCGACGAACCTCGCCGGGAAGGCGGACGACCGCGCCGAGCGCGCCGATGAGGTCGAGGCCGAGGCCGACGACCTCGCCGACGAGGCGGAGGCGGCGGCCGAGGAGGCCGACGAACGCGAGGCCTCGATCGAGGAACTGCGCGAGGAGGCCGACGGGTACCGAGAGCGGTTCGCGGCCGCCGACGCGGACGTCGACCGCGACGGCGTCGACGACGAGTTAGAGCGGCTCCGAGAGCGGCGCGGCGAGCTCCGCGAGCGGATCGCCGAGCTGTCGGCGGAGCTGAAGAACGCCCGCGAGCGCGTCGAGGAGGCCGAGGAGCTGCTCGCGGCGGGGAAGTGCCCCGAGTGCGGCCAGCCGGTCGAGGACTCCCCGCACGCCAGCGGGATCGAGGCGGACCGCGAGCGCGTCGAAGAGCTCGAAGCGGAGCTGGAGGACGCCCGCGAGCGCGAGGACGACCTCGACGAGCGGATCGCGGAGCTGGACGAGCTGGCGAGCGCCGCGGACCGGCTCGACGAGATCGACGAGCGGGTCGAGACCCTCGAAGCGCGGGTCGAGGAGAAGCGCGACGAGGCGGAACGGAAACGAGAGGCGGCCGAGGCAAAGCGCGAGCGCGCCGCCGAGCTCCGCGAGGAGGTGGAAGAGACCCGCGAGGTCGCCGAGCAGAAGCGCGACGAGGCGGAATCGGCCGCGGAACGCGTCGAGGAGCTGGAGGCGTCGCTGTCGGCGATCGACGACGCCCGCGAGGCGGTGACGGCGGTCGAGGAGCGGCTGTCCGCGGTCGCGGACGCGGAAGACGAGATCGAGCGACGCCGCGAGAAGCGGGAGAACCTCGAAGAGGTGAACGACGAGCGGCGCGACCGGCTCGCGGACAAGCGCGAGCGCCGCGACGAACTGGCGGCCGCCGTCGACGAGGCCGCTGTCGAGAACGCGAAGGAGCGGAAAGCCGACGCCGAGCGGTACCTCGAACAGGTCGCCGAGGAACTCGACCGACTCGGCGAGCGGCGGGAAGAGCTTCAGAACGCGATCGGCGGGGTGAAAGGCGAACTCAGCGAGCTGGAGGCGCTCCGCGAGGAGCGCGAGGCGCTCGGCGAGCGCGTCGAAGCGCTCGAAACCCTCCACGAGGAGACGAGCGAGCTGGAGTCGATGTACGGCGACCTGCGCGCGGAGCTCCGCCAGCGCAACGTCGCCGAGTTGGAACGCACCCTCAACGAGACGTTCGAGCTCGTCTACGGCAACGACGCCTACTCGCACATCGAGCTCGACGGCGAGTACGTCCTCACCGTCTACCAGAAGGACGGCGAGCCGCTCGACCCCGAGCAGCTCTCCGGCGGCGAGCGCGCCCTGTTCAACCTCTCGCTGCGCTGTGCGATCTACCGGCTGCTCTCGGAGGGGATCGAGGGCGCGGCGCCGACCCCGCCGCTCATCCTCGACGAGCCGACCGTCTTCCTCGACTCCGGCCACGTCTCCCGGCTCGTCCGGCTCGTCGAGGAGATGCGCGGGTTCGGCGTGCGTCAGATCGTCATCGTGAGCCACGACGACGAGCTGGTCGGCGCGGCCGACGAGCTGGTCACCGTCGAGAAGGACCCGCGCTCGAACCGCTCGACGGTCCGCCGGGAGGACGCGGCGGACCTCGACGTCGCCTCGCTCGCGGACGACTGA
- a CDS encoding bifunctional oligoribonuclease/PAP phosphatase NrnA gives MRAMSGVGDRFSQAEAMARENPELAVAVALVVLIAVAAGVVVLRSRRTPGVRFRRLLADEDEITVLMHPNPDPDAMSAAVGVASLAAQVDVDATVQYPGQIRHQENRAFRTVLDLELDPIEHVSDLAAESVVLVDHNEPRGFAGADGVLPTAVVDHHPGDGAGESFTDVRTDYGATASVVAEYFQDNDAVPVPPDKHASETASDLTLSTDTATGLLYGILADTKHLTVGASEPDFAAAAYLYPGVDQDRLDRIANPAVDAEVLEVKARAIAGRRIEGSFGVADVGGVNNVDAIPQAADELIQLEGVSAVVVIGERDGTVHLSGRSRDDRVHMGNAIAAVLDDVDNGNGGGHSRMGGGTIQPEVDPTGEGEPETVDRDALADGLFRAMAGDV, from the coding sequence ATGCGAGCGATGAGCGGGGTCGGCGATCGGTTCTCGCAGGCGGAGGCCATGGCCCGGGAGAATCCCGAACTCGCCGTCGCCGTGGCGCTCGTCGTCCTGATCGCCGTCGCGGCCGGGGTAGTGGTGCTGCGGTCCCGGCGGACGCCGGGAGTGCGGTTCCGGCGACTGCTGGCCGACGAAGACGAGATTACGGTGTTGATGCACCCGAACCCGGATCCCGACGCGATGTCGGCCGCGGTCGGGGTCGCCTCGCTCGCCGCCCAAGTGGACGTCGACGCGACCGTCCAGTACCCCGGCCAGATCCGTCACCAGGAGAACCGGGCGTTCCGGACCGTCCTCGACCTCGAACTGGACCCGATCGAACACGTGAGCGACCTCGCGGCGGAGTCGGTCGTCCTGGTCGATCACAACGAGCCGCGGGGGTTCGCCGGCGCGGACGGGGTGTTGCCGACGGCGGTCGTCGACCACCACCCGGGGGACGGCGCCGGCGAGTCGTTCACCGACGTGCGGACCGACTACGGCGCGACCGCGTCGGTCGTCGCCGAGTACTTTCAGGACAACGACGCCGTTCCCGTCCCCCCCGACAAGCACGCGAGCGAGACGGCGAGCGACCTGACGCTGTCGACGGACACCGCGACCGGGCTGCTGTACGGGATCTTAGCCGACACGAAACACCTCACCGTCGGCGCCAGCGAGCCCGACTTCGCGGCGGCCGCCTACCTCTACCCCGGCGTCGACCAAGACCGGCTCGACCGCATCGCGAACCCCGCGGTCGACGCGGAGGTGCTGGAGGTGAAGGCCCGGGCGATCGCGGGGCGGCGCATCGAGGGGTCGTTCGGGGTCGCCGACGTCGGCGGCGTGAACAACGTCGACGCCATCCCGCAGGCGGCAGACGAGCTGATCCAGCTGGAGGGAGTCAGCGCCGTCGTGGTGATCGGCGAGCGGGACGGGACCGTCCACCTCTCGGGCCGGTCGCGCGACGACCGGGTCCACATGGGCAACGCGATTGCGGCGGTGTTGGACGACGTCGACAACGGTAACGGCGGGGGCCACTCCCGGATGGGCGGCGGGACGATCCAGCCGGAGGTCGACCCCACGGGTGAGGGAGAGCCGGAGACCGTCGACCGCGACGCCCTCGCCGACGGGCTGTTCCGGGCGATGGCGGGCGACGTGTGA
- the mre11 gene encoding DNA double-strand break repair protein Mre11 has product MTRVIHTGDTHIGYSQYHSPVRRQDFLDAFESVVDDAVDDGVDAVVHAGDLFHDRRPELRDLMGTISVLRRLDDAGIPFLAVVGNHESTRGGQWLDLFERLGLATRLGDEPVVVGEAAFYGLDHVPVSRRDDLDYAFADHDAEYAALVAHGLFEPFGYADWDTETVLTESDVDFDAMLLGDNHTPDTAEVADTWVTYPGSTERASASEREGRGYNLVVFDADAAGGDDRVEIRRRALDTRPFVFVSVELREGEGESRVRERVREYDLAGAVVHVEITGEGDPVTPAAVEEFATDEGALIARVTDRRETDADGEVDVSFADPEDAVRDRLDEMALSTAARDVERAVREDTVPDANVRETVKRRVEERLDEEADLGAFEPVEAVDEPVDDGDGGDDESEDETADGGGDESDPDEPGPDERDADEPEPGESDPDKSNAESDCAEAADPDPASTDGQVSMEDYL; this is encoded by the coding sequence ATGACACGGGTGATCCACACCGGCGACACCCACATCGGGTACTCGCAGTACCACTCGCCGGTCCGACGCCAGGACTTCCTCGACGCGTTCGAGTCCGTGGTCGACGACGCGGTCGACGACGGCGTCGACGCCGTCGTCCACGCGGGCGACCTCTTCCACGACCGCCGGCCGGAACTGCGGGACCTGATGGGGACCATCTCCGTCCTCCGCCGGCTCGACGACGCCGGGATCCCCTTCCTCGCGGTCGTCGGCAACCACGAGTCGACCCGAGGCGGACAGTGGCTCGATCTCTTCGAGCGGCTCGGGCTCGCGACCCGGCTCGGCGACGAGCCGGTCGTCGTGGGCGAGGCCGCCTTCTACGGGCTCGACCACGTCCCCGTCTCGCGGCGCGACGACCTCGACTACGCGTTCGCCGACCACGACGCAGAGTACGCGGCGCTCGTCGCGCACGGGCTCTTCGAGCCGTTCGGCTACGCCGACTGGGACACGGAGACCGTGCTCACCGAGAGCGACGTCGACTTCGACGCGATGCTGCTCGGCGACAACCACACGCCCGACACCGCCGAGGTCGCCGACACGTGGGTCACGTACCCGGGCTCGACCGAGCGCGCGAGCGCGAGCGAGCGCGAGGGGCGCGGCTACAACCTCGTCGTCTTCGACGCCGACGCGGCCGGGGGCGACGACCGCGTCGAGATCCGGCGCCGCGCGCTCGACACGCGCCCGTTCGTCTTCGTCTCGGTCGAACTGCGCGAGGGGGAAGGCGAGTCCCGAGTCCGCGAGCGCGTTCGCGAGTACGACCTCGCGGGGGCCGTCGTCCACGTCGAAATCACCGGCGAGGGCGACCCGGTGACGCCGGCGGCCGTCGAGGAGTTCGCCACCGACGAGGGCGCGCTCATCGCGCGCGTCACGGACCGGCGCGAGACCGACGCCGACGGCGAGGTGGACGTGAGCTTCGCCGACCCGGAGGACGCGGTCCGCGACCGGCTCGACGAGATGGCGCTCTCGACGGCCGCGCGCGACGTGGAGCGCGCGGTCCGCGAGGACACGGTCCCCGACGCCAACGTCCGCGAGACGGTGAAACGCAGGGTCGAGGAGCGGCTCGACGAGGAGGCGGACCTCGGCGCGTTCGAACCGGTCGAGGCGGTCGACGAACCCGTCGATGACGGCGACGGCGGTGACGACGAATCGGAGGACGAGACCGCCGATGGCGGCGGCGACGAATCGGACCCCGACGAACCGGGACCAGATGAACGGGACGCCGACGAGCCGGAACCCGGCGAATCGGACCCCGACAAGTCGAACGCTGAGTCCGACTGCGCGGAGGCGGCGGACCCCGATCCGGCGTCGACCGACGGCCAGGTCTCCATGGAGGACTACCTGTGA
- a CDS encoding helix-turn-helix domain-containing protein, with amino-acid sequence MSTTDAVTTDDGAADRWAAVRDLPPSAKLVAKVLDYNDTLTQSELAEETLLPPRTVRYALSRLEEEGVVDSRFSFTDARKRLYSLGI; translated from the coding sequence ATGAGCACGACCGACGCCGTCACCACCGACGACGGAGCAGCGGACCGCTGGGCGGCCGTTCGCGACCTCCCGCCGAGCGCAAAGCTAGTCGCGAAGGTGTTAGACTACAACGACACGCTGACGCAGAGCGAACTGGCCGAGGAGACGCTGCTCCCGCCGCGGACCGTCCGCTACGCGCTGTCGCGGCTCGAAGAGGAGGGCGTCGTCGACTCCCGGTTCTCCTTCACCGACGCCCGCAAGCGGCTGTACTCGCTGGGGATCTGA
- a CDS encoding DUF5791 family protein: MFHEVVDGRGAGPDVDADEPAAADLLAAFEAMVTEAAAAIDTDRLVDEIGLSEADASAARDGDVAALSLADGAAVLAAANPDRDADAMVAEVRDHLLMGMATAVLDVDAIAAKIDADLTGQEVQQALEGRTAMTLGQLAEILAVIERRKP, encoded by the coding sequence ATGTTCCACGAGGTCGTCGACGGCCGCGGAGCCGGACCCGACGTCGACGCCGACGAGCCGGCGGCGGCGGATCTGCTCGCCGCCTTCGAAGCGATGGTAACGGAGGCGGCGGCGGCGATCGACACCGACCGGCTCGTCGACGAGATCGGACTGTCCGAGGCGGACGCGAGCGCCGCCCGCGACGGGGACGTCGCCGCGCTCTCGCTCGCGGACGGGGCGGCCGTCCTCGCGGCGGCGAACCCGGACCGCGACGCCGACGCGATGGTGGCGGAGGTGCGCGACCACCTGCTGATGGGGATGGCGACCGCCGTCCTCGACGTCGACGCCATCGCGGCGAAGATCGACGCCGACCTCACCGGCCAGGAGGTTCAGCAGGCGCTGGAGGGGCGGACCGCGATGACGCTCGGCCAGCTCGCCGAGATCCTCGCGGTCATCGAGCGCCGGAAGCCATGA
- a CDS encoding proteasome-activating nucleotidase has product MSDTVDDVDMPYDEGAASKQEKIDSLQERLDVLESQNEEMRDKLLDANAENNKYQQKLERLTHENKKLKQSPLFVATVQEITPDGAVIKQHGNNQEALTEITDEMREKLDPDDRVAVNNSLSVVKKLEKETDVRARVMQVEHSPDVTYADIGGLEDQMQEVRETVEMPLEHPDMFEDVGITPPSGVLLYGPPGTGKTMLAKAVANETDATFIKMAGSELVHKFIGEGAKLVRDLFEVARENQPAVLFIDEIDAIASKRTDSKTSGDAEVQRTMMQLLSEMDGFDERGEVRIIAATNRFDMLDPAILRPGRFDRLIEVPKPETEGREIIFQIHTRNMNLADGVDFAELAELTPDASGADIKAMCTEAGMFAIRDDRTEVTLDDFLEAHEKLSQDEETSADDSLAFA; this is encoded by the coding sequence ATGAGCGACACGGTCGACGACGTCGATATGCCCTACGACGAGGGAGCGGCGTCGAAACAGGAGAAGATCGACTCCTTACAGGAGCGGCTCGACGTCTTGGAGTCCCAGAACGAGGAGATGCGCGACAAGCTCCTCGACGCCAACGCGGAGAACAACAAGTACCAGCAGAAGCTCGAACGGCTCACCCACGAGAACAAGAAGCTGAAGCAGTCCCCGCTGTTCGTGGCGACGGTCCAGGAGATCACGCCCGACGGCGCGGTGATCAAACAGCACGGCAACAACCAGGAGGCGCTCACCGAGATCACCGACGAGATGCGCGAGAAGCTCGACCCCGACGACCGCGTCGCGGTCAACAACTCGCTGTCGGTGGTCAAGAAGCTGGAGAAGGAGACGGACGTCCGCGCCCGCGTCATGCAGGTCGAGCACTCCCCGGACGTCACCTACGCCGACATCGGCGGGCTCGAAGACCAGATGCAGGAGGTCCGCGAGACCGTCGAGATGCCCCTCGAACACCCCGACATGTTCGAGGACGTGGGCATCACGCCCCCGAGCGGCGTGCTGCTGTACGGCCCGCCGGGCACCGGGAAGACGATGCTCGCGAAGGCCGTCGCCAACGAGACGGACGCGACGTTCATCAAGATGGCCGGCTCCGAGCTCGTCCACAAGTTCATCGGCGAGGGCGCGAAGCTGGTCCGCGACCTGTTCGAGGTCGCCCGCGAGAACCAGCCCGCCGTCCTGTTCATCGACGAGATCGACGCGATCGCCTCGAAGCGGACGGACTCGAAGACCTCCGGCGACGCCGAGGTCCAGCGGACGATGATGCAGCTGCTCAGCGAGATGGACGGCTTCGACGAACGCGGTGAGGTCCGGATCATCGCCGCGACCAACCGCTTCGACATGCTCGACCCCGCCATCCTCCGCCCCGGCCGCTTCGACCGCCTCATCGAGGTGCCCAAGCCGGAGACCGAGGGCCGCGAGATCATCTTCCAGATCCACACCCGCAACATGAACCTCGCCGACGGCGTCGACTTCGCCGAGCTCGCCGAGCTGACCCCGGACGCCTCCGGCGCCGACATCAAGGCGATGTGTACCGAGGCCGGGATGTTCGCCATCCGCGACGACCGCACGGAGGTCACGCTCGACGACTTCCTCGAAGCCCACGAGAAGCTCAGTCAGGACGAGGAGACGAGCGCAGACGACTCGCTGGCGTTCGCCTGA
- a CDS encoding NAD-dependent epimerase/dehydratase family protein, with amino-acid sequence MRVVVVGCGYVGLTLAEQLAERGHDVTGVRRSDDGLDAVDAVGPDVEAVRADATDPESLSTLPDADAVVFAASSGGRGADAAREVYVDGLANVVDEYGSRSSPPDRLVYTSSTGVYGDHDGGWVDEETPVDPTTEKTRVLAEAERIATERAGDAGIDGTVVRFAGLYGPDRYRLERYVEGPVTAGYLNMVHRADAAGSIRHLLETDRARDRVVLVVDDEPVDKHAFADWLADACGVQRPEKLSKDERIAAGDLSAAAERRIRTSKRCSNALLRELGYEFVHPTFRSGYRDAVRAYRARTE; translated from the coding sequence ATGAGGGTCGTCGTCGTCGGCTGCGGCTACGTCGGGCTGACGCTGGCGGAGCAGCTCGCCGAACGCGGCCACGACGTCACCGGCGTCCGGCGGTCCGACGACGGGCTCGACGCGGTCGACGCCGTCGGTCCCGACGTCGAGGCCGTCCGGGCTGACGCGACCGATCCGGAGTCGCTCTCGACGCTCCCGGACGCGGACGCGGTCGTCTTCGCGGCCAGTTCCGGTGGACGGGGCGCCGACGCGGCGCGGGAAGTATACGTCGACGGGCTCGCGAACGTCGTCGACGAGTACGGTTCGCGGTCCTCGCCGCCGGATCGGCTGGTGTACACCTCCTCGACCGGCGTGTACGGCGACCACGACGGCGGCTGGGTCGACGAGGAGACGCCGGTCGATCCGACCACGGAGAAGACCCGGGTCCTCGCCGAGGCCGAACGGATCGCGACCGAGCGCGCGGGCGACGCCGGAATAGACGGGACCGTGGTCCGGTTCGCGGGGCTGTACGGCCCGGACCGGTACCGGCTGGAGCGCTACGTGGAGGGGCCGGTGACGGCCGGCTACCTGAACATGGTCCACCGCGCGGACGCCGCGGGGTCGATCCGACACCTCCTAGAGACGGATCGCGCTCGCGACCGCGTCGTCCTCGTCGTCGACGACGAACCGGTCGACAAGCACGCGTTCGCCGACTGGCTCGCCGACGCCTGCGGCGTCCAGCGGCCGGAGAAGCTGTCGAAGGACGAGCGGATCGCGGCCGGCGACCTCTCCGCGGCCGCCGAGCGCCGTATTCGAACGAGCAAGCGGTGTTCGAACGCGCTGCTCCGCGAGCTGGGCTACGAGTTCGTCCACCCGACGTTCCGGTCGGGGTACCGCGACGCCGTGCGCGCGTACCGGGCGCGGACCGAGTAG